In Nitrosophilus labii, the following proteins share a genomic window:
- the dcd gene encoding dCTP deaminase yields MGLKSDKWIREKSLKEKMIEPFCEEQIGKGVVSYGLSSYGYDIRVSDEFKIFTNVNAEVVDPKHFDERNVVDFKGDVCIVPPNSFALARTVEYFRIPRNVLAICLGKSTYARCGIIVNVTPFEPEFEGHITIEISNTTPLPAKIYANEGIAQVLFFEGDEECSVSYKDKRGKYQKQTGITLPKILS; encoded by the coding sequence ATGGGGTTAAAATCTGATAAATGGATAAGAGAAAAATCGTTAAAAGAAAAAATGATAGAACCTTTTTGCGAAGAGCAAATAGGAAAAGGGGTCGTAAGCTACGGTCTTAGTAGCTATGGATACGATATAAGAGTAAGTGATGAGTTTAAGATATTTACCAACGTAAACGCAGAAGTTGTAGATCCGAAACATTTTGACGAGAGAAATGTGGTTGATTTCAAAGGAGATGTGTGTATAGTTCCACCTAACTCTTTTGCACTTGCTAGGACTGTAGAATATTTTAGAATCCCTAGAAACGTTTTGGCAATATGTTTAGGAAAAAGTACTTATGCAAGATGCGGAATTATAGTAAATGTTACACCGTTTGAGCCAGAATTTGAAGGGCATATTACAATAGAGATATCAAACACTACTCCACTTCCAGCCAAAATATACGCAAACGAAGGCATAGCCCAGGTTCTGTTTTTTGAGGGGGATGAAGAGTGCAGCGTAAGCTATAAAGATAAAAGAGGCAAATATCAAAAACAAACGGGCATAACACTTCCTAAGATATTGTCATAA
- a CDS encoding cation:proton antiporter: MSNELIIIVTLSLLIFATPFLAKITRLPTSVLEIIFGSVAGTVGLLHHIELFELVAEFGFLYLMFLAGLEVDLKKVINTDKKLLKRGMFYILSLYILSFLTVKYLNLSNIFIAILPLISVGLIAALIKEFGKKVKWLELSMTIGSLGEVVSIAVLTIISAGFEFGYGGKFYETIFYLSIFLLLILGIFKFLQILFWWYPEIKTTLMPRIDKEEQDIRLSMAIFFIFIAIMVYLKLEVAFGAFIAGIFIATFFEHKKALPHKLSSFGFGFFVPIFFIYTGSSFKLSALLMDGLVQKALMITFLMIFIRVASSFVFIKILGFKNSLLFGLSHSMPLTLLVAIATLAYHAKSIDNFYYLAFILASLFEVLIVMTSIKIIMKLKRTNAV; this comes from the coding sequence ATGAGTAATGAGTTAATTATCATCGTCACCCTTTCTCTCTTGATTTTTGCAACACCTTTTTTGGCAAAAATCACTAGACTTCCTACAAGCGTTCTGGAGATAATATTTGGCTCCGTAGCTGGAACAGTAGGACTTTTACATCATATAGAACTTTTTGAACTCGTAGCTGAGTTCGGGTTTTTGTATCTAATGTTTTTAGCCGGCCTTGAAGTAGATTTAAAAAAAGTTATCAATACTGATAAAAAACTTCTAAAAAGAGGAATGTTTTATATACTAAGTCTTTATATACTCTCATTCTTAACGGTAAAATACCTCAATTTAAGCAATATTTTTATTGCTATCTTACCCCTTATATCCGTAGGACTAATAGCTGCTCTTATAAAAGAGTTTGGGAAAAAGGTTAAATGGTTAGAACTATCCATGACTATAGGTTCTTTAGGAGAAGTTGTTTCCATAGCAGTACTAACTATAATAAGCGCCGGTTTCGAGTTTGGATATGGAGGCAAATTTTATGAAACGATTTTTTATCTATCTATATTTTTACTTCTTATTTTAGGTATTTTCAAATTTTTACAAATCCTTTTTTGGTGGTATCCGGAAATCAAAACCACCCTGATGCCTAGGATCGATAAAGAAGAACAAGATATAAGGCTCTCTATGGCTATATTTTTTATTTTCATAGCCATTATGGTATATCTAAAGCTTGAAGTGGCGTTTGGCGCTTTTATAGCAGGAATTTTCATTGCTACCTTTTTTGAACACAAAAAGGCACTGCCGCATAAACTTTCCTCATTCGGTTTTGGTTTTTTCGTTCCAATATTTTTTATATATACAGGAAGCTCTTTTAAACTTAGTGCTTTACTAATGGACGGTTTAGTACAAAAAGCTTTAATGATAACTTTTTTGATGATCTTTATTAGAGTTGCCTCCTCTTTTGTATTTATAAAAATTTTAGGATTTAAAAACTCTTTGCTTTTTGGGCTTTCTCACTCTATGCCGTTAACGCTTTTAGTGGCTATAGCTACATTGGCTTATCACGCAAAAAGTATCGATAATTTTTACTATCTCGCATTTATTTTGGCAAGTCTATTTGAAGTATTGATTGTTATGACATCTATCAAAATCATAATGAAGCTAAAACGAACTAATGCCGTTTAA
- a CDS encoding YfcE family phosphodiesterase → MKIGIISDTHNKVEYTKEAIEFLKSQDIKYLLHAGDIGKDVLDFLIKENLNFIAVLGNTDTNIPIHQYTNFPIYKEPYYFKIENKSFKLMHHPYYLTADTDVIIYGHLHKFKCDRKKSLYINPGEVCAREKPLSECAILDTEDLNVYYCFRKLRTSNWELVKKC, encoded by the coding sequence ATGAAAATAGGAATAATCTCTGATACTCACAATAAAGTAGAATATACAAAAGAAGCCATAGAGTTTCTTAAATCGCAAGATATCAAATACCTTCTGCATGCCGGAGATATTGGAAAAGATGTGCTGGATTTTTTAATAAAAGAAAATCTAAACTTTATTGCGGTTTTAGGTAACACCGATACCAATATACCAATACATCAATACACCAATTTTCCAATATACAAAGAGCCTTACTATTTCAAAATTGAAAATAAAAGTTTTAAATTAATGCACCATCCTTACTATTTAACAGCAGATACTGATGTTATAATCTACGGACATCTACATAAGTTTAAGTGCGATAGAAAAAAGAGTCTATACATAAATCCCGGAGAAGTATGCGCTAGAGAAAAGCCATTAAGCGAGTGCGCAATACTAGATACAGAAGATTTAAACGTTTATTACTGTTTTAGGAAATTAAGAACTAGTAATTGGGAATTAGTAAAAAAGTGCTAA
- the recA gene encoding recombinase RecA, which yields MDSNKAKALELAIKQIDKAFGKGALVKLGEKEIEPIAAISTGSLGLDLALGIGGVPKGRIIEIYGPESSGKTTLALQIIAEAQKDGGVCAFIDAEHALDVLYAKNLGVDVENLLVSQPDFGEQALDIVETIARSGAVDVIVIDSVAALTPKAEIEGEMGDSHMGLQARLMSQALRKLTGVLHKMNTTVIFINQIRMKIGAMGYGTPETTTGGNALKFYASVRIDVRRIATLKQGENQIGNRVRAKVVKNKVAPPFRQAEFDIMFGEGISKEGEIVDYGVKLDIVDKSGSWFSYKDIKLGQGRENVKAYLKEHPEVAAEIENEIKNAMGINDSVMMVPDEEMNED from the coding sequence ATGGATTCAAATAAAGCAAAAGCGCTGGAACTCGCTATTAAACAGATTGATAAAGCTTTCGGAAAAGGGGCTTTAGTAAAGCTTGGCGAAAAAGAGATTGAACCTATTGCAGCTATAAGTACAGGTTCTTTAGGACTTGATCTTGCCCTTGGAATAGGAGGAGTTCCAAAGGGAAGAATTATAGAGATTTATGGACCGGAGAGTTCGGGAAAAACCACTTTGGCTCTTCAAATTATAGCTGAAGCACAAAAAGATGGGGGAGTCTGCGCTTTTATAGATGCAGAACACGCTTTAGATGTTTTATATGCCAAAAATTTGGGAGTAGATGTTGAAAACTTACTTGTTTCACAGCCAGATTTTGGTGAGCAGGCTTTAGATATTGTTGAAACTATTGCTAGAAGCGGCGCAGTTGATGTTATAGTTATTGACTCCGTAGCCGCACTTACTCCAAAAGCCGAGATAGAAGGAGAGATGGGCGATAGTCACATGGGACTTCAAGCAAGGCTTATGAGTCAGGCTCTGAGAAAATTAACGGGTGTTCTACATAAAATGAATACCACCGTAATTTTTATAAACCAAATTCGTATGAAAATAGGTGCAATGGGTTATGGTACGCCTGAAACCACTACAGGTGGGAATGCTTTGAAGTTTTATGCTTCAGTTAGAATAGACGTACGAAGAATTGCCACTTTAAAACAGGGTGAAAATCAGATAGGGAATAGAGTTAGGGCAAAAGTTGTGAAAAACAAAGTAGCTCCTCCATTTAGACAAGCGGAATTTGACATAATGTTTGGTGAAGGAATAAGCAAAGAGGGAGAGATTGTAGATTACGGAGTAAAGCTTGATATTGTCGATAAAAGCGGCAGCTGGTTTAGTTATAAAGACATTAAACTTGGCCAAGGAAGAGAAAACGTTAAAGCATATCTAAAAGAGCATCCTGAAGTTGCGGCTGAGATTGAAAACGAGATAAAAAATGCTATGGGTATAAACGATAGCGTTATGATGGTACCCGATGAAGAGATGAATGAAGATTAG
- a CDS encoding AMIN domain-containing protein — MRYIVFLIVAFSMIVARENPFEPAKTKTLKTLPHKSTLKKASSKKEEKEVIKLFRWLSLSVAKKYIFLKTKDGLIRNFTIENPKKVVLDFKSNRSFKTKRAKIKNNQCINEIALGAHKGYYRIALTFKKDCSYKLSKKKDGYKLTFKRH; from the coding sequence GTGAGATATATAGTTTTTTTAATTGTAGCTTTTAGTATGATTGTTGCTAGAGAGAATCCTTTCGAGCCTGCAAAAACGAAGACTCTAAAAACCTTGCCCCATAAGAGTACTTTAAAAAAAGCATCGTCTAAAAAAGAGGAAAAAGAGGTTATAAAACTTTTTAGATGGCTAAGTCTTAGTGTTGCAAAAAAGTATATTTTTTTAAAAACTAAAGATGGACTCATTAGAAATTTTACTATAGAGAATCCGAAAAAGGTTGTTTTGGATTTTAAATCAAACAGAAGCTTCAAAACAAAAAGAGCAAAAATTAAAAATAACCAATGTATAAATGAAATAGCGCTGGGAGCACATAAAGGCTATTATAGAATCGCTCTAACATTTAAAAAAGATTGCTCTTATAAGCTTTCTAAAAAGAAAGATGGCTACAAACTTACTTTTAAACGGCATTAG
- the asnB gene encoding asparagine synthase (glutamine-hydrolyzing): MCAIFGIVGEYELKEAKKALLLMSHRGPDFSSYIAGKNFFLGHNRLSIIDLNDEANQPIVYEDITVSFNGEIYNYKELQKLPFPFKTDSDTETIIAAFKIYGLDFVKYLRGMFAIALKKGETYYLFRDRFGKKPLFYYKDEKRFIFSSEIKAILPFVKKELNFDTLSCYLSFGASISSDTFYKNIKKLPAGHFLIYRDSKIEIKKYYDFLKEPSIFDEDEAVKKIEETILKSVRYRLIADVEIASLLSGGVDSSLVSAIASKKGKIKTFSIGYKDFPKYSELKYAKEVANHIKSEHFEIFMDKKAFLDILDESFYALEEPLGDPAAIPLTYLFKNVKAIGIKAILSGEGGDELFMGYRQYFEFLDIEKAKDLKYKNWLKNYFRSNFSLNKEWEWYKRVFEETPLFRTTGEVFTDLQKNIFLKRNIKDNDSLECIKNYLYSFGSLSLHPLIWYSYIDIKVHLGELFFTKLDRSSMINSVEARTPLIDQELVELSFKIDPNLKIKEQESKYLLKKVALKYLPKEIVYRKKKGFSYPFIEWLIESKEIDKIKKINEKTDIFKSEEVDFLLSKIKRGKFSRHGWLIYAFSVWMEKEFL, translated from the coding sequence ATGTGCGCTATATTTGGAATTGTAGGAGAGTATGAACTAAAAGAGGCTAAAAAGGCTCTTTTGTTAATGAGTCACAGGGGACCCGATTTTAGCTCTTATATAGCGGGTAAAAACTTTTTTTTAGGACATAATAGGTTAAGTATCATAGATCTAAACGATGAAGCAAATCAACCTATAGTTTATGAAGATATAACCGTTTCGTTTAACGGCGAGATCTATAACTATAAAGAGCTTCAAAAACTTCCTTTCCCTTTTAAAACCGATAGCGATACAGAAACTATCATAGCAGCTTTTAAGATTTATGGGTTGGATTTTGTAAAATATCTTAGGGGAATGTTTGCTATAGCTTTGAAAAAGGGTGAGACTTACTACCTTTTTAGAGACAGATTTGGCAAAAAACCTCTTTTTTATTATAAAGATGAAAAAAGGTTTATATTTTCCTCTGAGATAAAGGCAATACTCCCTTTTGTAAAGAAGGAACTAAACTTTGATACCCTCTCTTGTTATCTATCTTTTGGCGCTTCAATATCCTCTGATACTTTTTACAAAAATATAAAAAAATTGCCTGCAGGACACTTTTTAATATATAGAGACTCTAAAATAGAGATAAAAAAATATTACGATTTTTTAAAAGAGCCTTCAATTTTCGATGAGGATGAGGCCGTAAAAAAGATAGAAGAGACTATTTTGAAATCGGTTAGGTATAGGTTGATTGCGGATGTTGAGATAGCCTCTTTACTTAGTGGTGGAGTAGATAGCTCTTTAGTGAGTGCCATAGCTTCAAAAAAAGGAAAAATTAAGACTTTTTCTATAGGATATAAAGATTTTCCCAAATATAGCGAACTAAAATATGCAAAAGAGGTTGCAAATCATATAAAAAGCGAGCATTTTGAAATATTTATGGATAAAAAAGCGTTTTTAGATATTTTAGATGAGAGTTTTTATGCCCTTGAAGAACCTCTTGGAGATCCAGCGGCAATTCCTTTGACATATCTTTTTAAAAATGTAAAAGCCATAGGTATAAAGGCGATTTTAAGTGGTGAGGGCGGTGATGAGCTTTTTATGGGTTATAGACAATATTTTGAGTTTTTGGATATCGAAAAAGCGAAAGACTTAAAATATAAAAACTGGCTAAAAAACTATTTCCGCTCAAATTTTTCCTTAAATAAAGAGTGGGAGTGGTATAAAAGAGTGTTTGAAGAGACTCCTCTTTTTAGAACCACCGGAGAAGTTTTTACCGATCTGCAAAAGAATATCTTTTTAAAACGGAACATAAAAGATAACGACTCTTTAGAGTGCATAAAAAATTATCTCTACTCTTTTGGGTCTTTGTCCCTTCATCCCTTAATATGGTATAGTTACATTGATATCAAGGTTCATTTAGGAGAACTTTTCTTTACAAAACTTGACCGCTCTTCTATGATAAATTCGGTTGAGGCAAGAACTCCACTGATTGATCAAGAACTTGTTGAACTCTCGTTTAAAATTGATCCAAATCTGAAAATTAAAGAGCAAGAGAGTAAATATCTGCTTAAAAAAGTTGCTTTAAAGTATCTTCCAAAAGAGATTGTATATAGGAAGAAAAAAGGATTTTCATACCCTTTTATTGAGTGGCTTATTGAATCGAAAGAGATAGATAAAATCAAAAAAATAAATGAAAAAACCGATATCTTTAAAAGTGAAGAGGTAGACTTTTTACTCTCAAAAATAAAAAGAGGCAAATTTTCTCGTCATGGATGGCTTATTTACGCTTTTAGCGTATGGATGGAGAAAGAGTTTTTATAA
- the accB gene encoding acetyl-CoA carboxylase biotin carboxyl carrier protein, producing MDFKEIKELIKIFDKSGLSKLKIKDEDFEIALQKGFDTQTTPAQPQTQVVQPQIAPANAISTETKEEKIESEKKKGEYITSPMVGTFYKAPSPDSPPFVKVGDVVSKGQTIGIIEAMKIFNEIEAEYDCKILEILVEDGQPVEYDMPLFLVERL from the coding sequence ATGGATTTTAAAGAGATAAAAGAGCTTATTAAAATATTTGATAAAAGTGGACTTAGTAAACTTAAAATAAAAGATGAAGATTTTGAGATAGCATTACAAAAAGGTTTTGATACTCAAACCACGCCAGCTCAGCCTCAGACTCAAGTTGTTCAGCCTCAGATAGCTCCGGCTAATGCAATTTCAACAGAAACTAAAGAAGAGAAAATAGAGAGTGAAAAGAAAAAAGGTGAGTATATAACATCCCCTATGGTTGGAACATTTTATAAAGCCCCAAGTCCAGATAGTCCTCCATTTGTAAAAGTGGGTGACGTTGTTTCAAAAGGCCAGACGATAGGAATAATTGAAGCTATGAAGATTTTCAATGAGATAGAGGCGGAGTATGATTGTAAAATTTTGGAGATCTTAGTAGAAGATGGTCAGCCTGTAGAGTATGATATGCCACTATTTTTGGTAGAGAGGCTGTAG
- a CDS encoding phosphopyruvate hydratase: protein MREIIDDLIGLGAGKKYLVLYAVKVLAALVLIIAIGVYIGNLLFGKDSVEVLIEIQNKERALKREVQRLKEENARLQKEYFELKQLEPE, encoded by the coding sequence ATGAGAGAGATTATCGATGATCTCATAGGTTTAGGAGCCGGTAAAAAATATCTAGTTTTATATGCGGTCAAAGTTTTGGCCGCACTCGTTTTGATAATAGCTATAGGTGTCTATATAGGAAATCTTCTTTTTGGAAAAGATTCAGTGGAGGTTTTGATAGAGATTCAAAACAAAGAGAGAGCTTTAAAAAGAGAGGTTCAAAGACTGAAAGAGGAAAATGCCAGATTGCAAAAAGAGTATTTTGAATTAAAACAGTTGGAGCCGGAGTGA
- a CDS encoding menaquinone biosynthesis family protein, with the protein MSTYTVAHSPDADDVFMFYAIKFGWVSSKYIRFENIALDIETLNEKALQNYYDITAISFALYPYIKNDYALLKTAVSFGKGYGPKLIKKRDKRLKKNFKVALSGQYTTNAMLFRIAYPNARFVYMNFLEIEKAVVEGRVDAGVLIHESILNFDESLEVEKEIWDIWIELAKKELPLPLGGMALRRSIPLLKAIESENMLIKAVQVANKHKDAISKMLIERNLVRIDDEKLKIYLNMYANEDSSLMNEEHYEALDRLFEIGFEHGFYDTPIKAKEYLIPSEYKNVRFC; encoded by the coding sequence ATGTCAACATATACTGTCGCCCACTCTCCGGATGCAGACGATGTTTTTATGTTTTATGCTATTAAATTTGGATGGGTTAGTTCCAAATATATAAGATTTGAAAACATCGCACTAGATATAGAAACTCTAAATGAGAAAGCTTTACAAAACTACTACGATATAACCGCAATCAGTTTCGCGCTATATCCTTACATAAAAAACGATTATGCACTTTTAAAAACTGCAGTCAGTTTTGGAAAAGGATATGGCCCAAAACTTATTAAAAAAAGAGATAAAAGGCTCAAAAAAAACTTTAAAGTTGCATTAAGTGGACAATATACAACAAATGCTATGCTATTTCGTATAGCCTATCCCAATGCAAGGTTTGTATATATGAACTTTTTGGAGATAGAAAAAGCCGTAGTTGAAGGAAGAGTTGATGCGGGGGTTTTGATACATGAATCTATTTTAAATTTTGACGAATCTTTGGAAGTTGAAAAAGAGATTTGGGATATATGGATAGAATTAGCAAAAAAAGAGCTTCCTTTGCCTCTTGGCGGAATGGCTCTTAGACGCTCCATCCCACTTTTGAAAGCTATAGAGTCTGAAAATATGTTGATAAAAGCAGTCCAAGTAGCAAACAAACATAAAGATGCTATATCAAAAATGCTTATTGAGAGAAACCTTGTTAGAATAGATGACGAAAAACTAAAAATCTATCTAAATATGTATGCAAACGAAGACTCTTCTTTAATGAATGAAGAGCATTACGAAGCGCTAGATAGACTCTTTGAGATAGGTTTTGAGCATGGTTTTTACGACACACCTATAAAAGCGAAAGAGTATCTTATACCTTCTGAATACAAAAACGTAAGATTTTGCTAA
- a CDS encoding magnesium transporter CorA family protein, which produces MYVFADRLYRKGEEDIELVKNEKQIVFSSAKNRKIIEWLLKNGFHETFIEDIQSEDQSVAYEENEGFKLIILKYFRPSKENELLFEDSNIVMIITEDKLLFLSDFEEVIKKMVSKFYKRYKPDDSIEYLTYTILDILIDNTMDIVDLIDDRLEEIEDIIFKKELDEEEIQKNLYFARRSLNRIAKQSVFENDVINKLYNHYPTQIRKKLKFEFIDLKEHLNFLINESKTYLDRTGYLQNLLMGFISNRMNQAMQRLAAISLIFLPLTFIVGNYGMNFKYMPEINWEYGYIFVWGVNLGLGFVIYRWLKKKQWI; this is translated from the coding sequence ATGTATGTATTTGCAGATAGACTCTACAGAAAAGGGGAAGAGGATATTGAGCTTGTTAAAAATGAAAAACAGATAGTTTTTAGCTCTGCCAAAAACAGAAAAATAATAGAGTGGCTTTTGAAAAACGGTTTTCATGAAACCTTTATCGAGGATATCCAAAGTGAAGACCAAAGTGTCGCTTATGAGGAGAATGAAGGGTTTAAACTTATAATTTTAAAGTACTTCCGTCCTTCAAAAGAGAATGAACTGTTGTTTGAAGATAGCAATATAGTTATGATTATTACAGAAGATAAGCTTCTGTTTCTTTCTGATTTTGAAGAGGTGATAAAAAAGATGGTTTCTAAATTTTATAAAAGATACAAACCTGATGACTCCATTGAGTATTTGACATATACTATATTGGATATCTTGATAGACAATACTATGGATATAGTGGATTTGATAGACGATAGATTGGAAGAGATTGAGGATATTATCTTTAAAAAGGAGCTGGATGAAGAGGAGATACAAAAAAATCTCTATTTTGCAAGAAGAAGTTTAAACAGGATAGCAAAACAGAGTGTTTTTGAAAATGATGTTATAAATAAGTTATATAATCATTATCCTACACAGATAAGGAAAAAACTGAAATTTGAATTTATAGATTTAAAAGAGCATCTAAACTTTTTGATAAACGAATCAAAAACATATCTAGATAGAACAGGATATCTTCAAAATCTTTTGATGGGGTTTATATCAAACAGAATGAATCAAGCTATGCAAAGACTAGCCGCTATATCACTTATATTTTTACCGCTTACTTTTATAGTTGGCAATTACGGGATGAATTTTAAATATATGCCCGAAATTAACTGGGAGTACGGATACATTTTTGTCTGGGGAGTAAATCTGGGGCTTGGATTTGTTATATATAGATGGTTAAAAAAGAAGCAGTGGATTTAG
- the eno gene encoding phosphopyruvate hydratase has protein sequence MVYIDNVFAQEVLDSRGNPTVKATVVLSDGTVASAIVPSGASTGKREALELRDGDERFLGKGVLKACENVDVAIADELVGLSPYNQTEIDAIMKELDGTENYSKLGANAVLGVSMAVARAAAKSLNLPLYRYLGGANGVILPTPMLNIINGGAHADNSVDFQEYMIMPTGFDDFKEALRASSEIYHTLKKLINNDGHSTALGDEGGFAPNLKNNAEPIEYILRAIEKAGYKPGEEVTIALDVASSELYEEGKYNLKGENRVLSAEELADYYVELVSKFPIVSIEDGMAEDDWEGWKVLTDKLGDKIQLVGDDLFVTNKKILKEGIEKSIANAILIKPNQIGTVSETMQTVRLAQRNGYNCVMSHRSGESEDAFIADFAVALNTAQIKTGAPARGERTAKYNRLIEIERDLLYGEYIGKELF, from the coding sequence ATGGTATATATAGATAATGTTTTTGCCCAGGAGGTTCTTGATAGCAGGGGAAATCCTACCGTAAAAGCTACTGTAGTTTTAAGTGATGGAACAGTAGCTAGTGCTATAGTACCAAGTGGTGCTAGTACTGGAAAAAGAGAGGCTTTGGAACTTAGAGACGGCGATGAGAGATTTTTGGGTAAAGGCGTTTTAAAAGCTTGTGAAAATGTTGATGTTGCTATTGCGGATGAACTTGTAGGTTTAAGCCCATACAATCAAACTGAGATTGATGCTATTATGAAAGAGCTTGACGGTACGGAAAATTACTCAAAACTTGGCGCAAATGCGGTTTTGGGAGTATCTATGGCCGTGGCAAGAGCGGCCGCTAAGAGTCTTAATCTACCTCTTTACAGGTATCTTGGGGGAGCTAACGGAGTAATTTTACCTACTCCAATGTTAAATATCATCAACGGCGGAGCACATGCAGATAACAGTGTGGATTTCCAAGAGTATATGATAATGCCTACAGGATTTGATGATTTTAAAGAGGCTCTAAGAGCTAGCAGCGAAATATACCATACGCTTAAAAAACTGATTAACAACGATGGTCACTCTACAGCTTTAGGAGACGAGGGTGGTTTTGCTCCAAATCTGAAAAATAATGCCGAGCCTATCGAGTATATTTTAAGAGCAATAGAAAAAGCTGGTTATAAACCTGGCGAGGAGGTTACAATAGCTTTGGATGTGGCAAGTAGCGAACTATATGAAGAGGGTAAATATAATCTAAAAGGCGAAAATAGAGTTTTAAGCGCTGAAGAGTTGGCAGACTATTATGTTGAGCTTGTAAGTAAGTTTCCTATAGTCTCTATAGAAGACGGGATGGCTGAAGATGATTGGGAAGGATGGAAGGTGCTTACTGATAAACTTGGAGATAAAATTCAACTTGTAGGGGATGACCTTTTTGTTACAAATAAAAAGATTTTGAAAGAGGGTATCGAAAAAAGCATAGCAAACGCAATTTTAATTAAGCCTAATCAGATAGGAACCGTAAGTGAGACTATGCAGACAGTGAGACTAGCTCAAAGAAACGGTTACAATTGCGTTATGAGTCACAGAAGTGGTGAGAGCGAAGATGCTTTTATAGCCGATTTTGCTGTTGCGTTAAATACTGCTCAGATAAAAACTGGCGCACCGGCTAGAGGTGAAAGAACTGCTAAATACAATAGACTTATAGAGATAGAAAGAGATCTTTTATATGGTGAATATATCGGCAAAGAGCTTTTTTAA
- a CDS encoding biotin synthase — protein sequence MKVYLCAISNISSGVCAEDCAFCTQSTKYKADIERYKYKSIKKIVQEAKKAKSSKAIGFCLVTAGKGIDDKILDFICEAAMAVKKEVPDISLIGCNGTASVEQLKELKKAGIENYNHNLESAKSFYKNICTTHTWEERYQTCLNAKEAGLNLCTGGIFGLGESKEQREELLKQIASLNPMSVPINFFHPNPALPLPKHIMKKSEALEIIKKARELMSNAMIMVAGGRELVFKDEWPLILKAGANSIVVGDYLTTKGEEASKDIDILTKLGYEIAQSCHE from the coding sequence ATGAAAGTATATCTTTGCGCCATATCAAATATCTCAAGCGGCGTGTGTGCCGAGGATTGTGCTTTTTGTACTCAAAGTACTAAATATAAAGCCGATATAGAAAGATACAAATACAAATCGATAAAAAAAATAGTGCAAGAGGCTAAAAAAGCCAAGTCTTCAAAAGCTATCGGCTTTTGTCTTGTCACCGCGGGAAAAGGTATAGATGATAAGATACTAGATTTTATATGCGAAGCTGCCATGGCAGTAAAAAAAGAGGTTCCAGATATATCGTTGATTGGCTGCAACGGAACTGCAAGCGTAGAGCAGCTAAAAGAGTTAAAAAAAGCGGGCATAGAAAATTACAACCATAATCTTGAGAGCGCCAAAAGTTTTTACAAAAATATCTGCACTACCCATACTTGGGAAGAAAGATACCAAACATGCCTTAATGCAAAAGAGGCCGGGCTTAATCTCTGTACAGGCGGAATTTTTGGTCTTGGAGAGAGTAAAGAACAAAGAGAAGAGCTTTTAAAACAGATAGCTTCACTAAATCCTATGAGTGTGCCTATAAACTTTTTCCACCCTAATCCGGCTCTTCCTCTTCCAAAACATATTATGAAAAAGAGTGAAGCTTTAGAGATCATAAAAAAAGCTAGAGAACTGATGAGTAATGCTATGATAATGGTTGCCGGTGGAAGAGAACTAGTCTTTAAAGATGAATGGCCTCTTATCTTAAAAGCCGGAGCAAACTCTATAGTAGTTGGAGACTATCTTACAACAAAAGGTGAAGAAGCCTCCAAAGATATAGATATATTAACGAAATTGGGATATGAGATAGCCCAAAGTTGTCATGAGTAA